In Acropora muricata isolate sample 2 chromosome 11, ASM3666990v1, whole genome shotgun sequence, one DNA window encodes the following:
- the LOC136890222 gene encoding uncharacterized protein, with product MQIFFFSPCKILIRVVQCMRAYRLKMADRCDLWCKKRNKRTIILVLALITVFVLSFTKRSRKPKVPELKFLLKQIPYTNLSMCERRLNAEINCPDIRRQGKTLLRQAQLVLTRMLKIFDLIAKKHGITYWLYKGSLLGAVRHEGHVPFDSDVDIALPKSDFENFVKYGVTELPKDIFFQTEVTDVHWKVPPSSGILAKLRDKSSCYKYCIENGCKHKDGLQLDLFVIENDDQGNLLEVYSNTNWIVRRFIYGLILRKPGEYIFPLIEVNFDGFLLPAPREWKMILHTLYGDFMTVPENEPLGHIITDTLHSCDEVN from the coding sequence atgcaaattttttttttctcaccatGCAAAATACTAATTAGGGTAGTTCAATGCATGAGAGCCTATCGATTGAAAATGGCCGACAGGTGTGACTTGTGGTGtaaaaagagaaacaagagaACTATTATTCTTGTACTGGCCCTGATAACAGTGTTCGTGCTAAGTTTCACCAAAAGATCTAGGAAACCTAAGGTTCCGGAATTGAAATTCTTGCTAAAACAGATTCCCTATACAAATTTGAGCATGTGCGAGCGAAGACTCAACGCAGAAATCAACTGCCCAGATATTCGCCGTCAAGGAAAAACATTGCTTCGTCAGGCTCAACTTGTGCTCACCAGGATGTTGAAGATTTTCGACCTCATAGCAAAGAAACACGGTATAACGTACTGGCTGTACAAGGGATCATTACTGGGGGCTGTTAGGCACGAGGGCCACGTTCCCTTCGACAGTGATGTAGACATCGCTCTTCCTAAGTCAGACTTCGAAAACTTCGTCAAATACGGCGTGACAGAGCTCCCCAAGGATATCTTCTTCCAAACAGAGGTCACAGACGTTCATTGGAAAGTTCCTCCTTCGAGTGGAATATTAGCAAAACTTAGAGACAAAAGTAGCTGCTACAAGTATTGTATTGAAAACGGCTGTAAACATAAAGATGGTCTACAGTTGGACTTGTTTGTGATTGAAAATGACGATCAAGGAAACTTGCTTGAGGTATACAGTAACACAAATTGGATTGTGCGAAGGTTTATTTATGGACTGATCTTAAGGAAACCCGGCGAATATATTTTCCCACTTATAGAAGTAAACTTTGATGGCTTCTTACTACCAGCTCCGCGTGAATGGAAAATGATTTTACATACCCTTTATGGAGATTTCATGACAGTTCCGGAGAATGAGCCACTCGGGCACATCATCACAGATACGTTGCACAGTTGTGATGAAGTGAATTAA